From the Musa acuminata AAA Group cultivar baxijiao chromosome BXJ1-2, Cavendish_Baxijiao_AAA, whole genome shotgun sequence genome, one window contains:
- the LOC135610317 gene encoding mitochondrial inner membrane protease ATP23-like, with product MEETAAAAEGVPVPDARTGVEASTRYGGMSIRQCVDKINKSLDHPKVRFLREHMIDAGCPVWVRLLMPLNCKDQGFAGGYTSGKGIAICCNHMTFQDEINQVLIHELIHAYDDCRAKNINWKNCYHHACSEIRANHLSGDCHYKRELLRGFMKIRGHEQECVKRRALKSVQINPHCSDAAARDAVEAVWDICYNDTYPFERAP from the exons ATGGAGGAGACGGCAGCGGCGGCAGAGGGCGTGCCCGTCCCGGACGCGAGAACGGGCGTGGAGGCGAGCACCCGCTACGGCGGGATGTCGATCAGGCAGTGCGTCGACAAGATCAACAAGAGCCTCGACC ATCCCAAGGTGAGGTTTCTGAGGGAGCACATGATAGACGCCGGATGCCCGGTCTGGGTGCGTCTCCTTATGCCGCTCAACTGCAAGGATCAGGGCTTCGCCGGCGGTTATACCAGCGGCAAAGgg ATAGCAATTTGTTGCAATCATATGACTTTCCAAGATGAAATAAATCAAGTCCTTATTCATGAGTTGATCCATGCTTATGATGATTGCCGTGCAAAGAACATCAACTGGAaaaattgttatcatcatgcttgCTCTGAG ATTCGTGCTAATCACCTGAGTGGTGATTGCCACTACAAACGCGAACTGCTACGCGGATTCATGAAAATACGAGGTCATGAACAA GAATGTGTCAAAAGGCGGGCTTTAAAGTCGGTCCAAATTAATCCACACTGCTCAGATGCAGCTGCAAGGGATGCCGTCGAAGCTGTCTGGGATATCTGCTACAATGACACTTACCCCTTCGAGAGAGCTCCGTAG